The sequence AAAAAGATGAAAGACCCTTCTGTTCTGCTTTCCCAATAAGGAGCAGGCTTTGACAGCTAAGCATGTATTGTGCGGAGGAGAACAATGACCTTGCTGTTAAGTACGAAGGCAGCTTTATTACATTCATTTCACACCCGAGTTGATGCGACTGCTCATACTACGCTCTTGGAACAGTAGAGTGAGACCTGGCAGagagagtagagacagtaggAGTCCTCTACTGAAGTACGCTGATTCACTGCAAAACAATATCCACCAtaataagtcatttagtcgactattgagtcttaaagtcttattttttcttcaaacaagtgagGAAATCTGCcattggggtgagataatttcacttgcttccaatgcaaattaaattaattagaGTTTCTTGAGTCAAGTGAGTCAAGTGAGTCATCATGTTGATACTCTTGATCTTGATCtcccttatttcaagatattgtgtTTCAAGAAATTCTCAGTagaggtgaaactgcattggaaactttttaattttctcacttttttcaaCAAAGAACTTTTTAGACTCGTTAATGACTTGTTCAGATGATCATTTCTGCAGTGTTGGTCTAACCCAAAGCAGCCCATCGGCTACTCTGAATAATCAAAACAGCTTATTTGCAGACCTAAGCCTCTGCCTGCAGTTTGGGAGTCAGGAAACTTCACCCTGGCAGAACTGTTCCACGAGGGCTTGGACTGGCCAGTAATCTGCCTGCGTCTGTCTTAGCGGGTGCCAGGTCTGTAGGCCTGCTCTTGCCATTATGGTCAGGCTGGATAATTAGGGGCTGACTTCACCATCTGACTACACATTACACAAGCCTGAATATATAATCAGGGCATAATATATAATCAGCATTCACTTTGGGGCCTTTTTTGGGGACCAGAACATTGCAAGAATCACAAGGGTTTAAAGGAGggaagacaaaacaaacagagagaaaaacagttaAAAGACAGAGATTGAAGGAGGAGATAGTGTTCACCTCAGAGATTTGTTCGTCCACCTCCCTGAGGCGCTGGAGCATTCTTGACATGGCTAGGACTGCTGAGTGGCAGGAGGGAGAATAACCGGGGGAGTCTGCGCTCTCGGGCCGAGGCTGGGGCTGCGTCTGAGCGCGTGTCTGATCTGCGTGTCTGACTTTCCTAAGAGAAGGCTTTGGGCTGGAGGGTCGCTGGGACTGGGGCTGGGGTTTGGGCAGTGGCTTAGGTGGCAGGCGGACTATGTGTTCTGCTGCGTTTCTGACACAGGTTGCAGACTGAAGGTGGAAAAATATTGCACACGTGAACTGTGGTAAAGCTCACCATCAAGCAACCAAATAGGCCACGGAGAACAGTGGAGATGTGTTGTAAAGTAAAGCTCTGTTTCCTACGCTTGAGTTTATTTTTAGTCCACATAGAGGCTCTTGCATCATTTAAATATTCAAAGAGCCCTCTAGGGGAATAATACCCTTTTGTGtccagagagtgtgtgtgcacacaactaaactgtgtgtgcatttacatgtgcatatttgtgtgaggTGTGTCTATGTATTTGTGCGTGTGGTGTATGCATGCctgcaaatgtgtgtgcattggGACAGTATTAGGACAAAATTAACTCAACATTGCTTGATTTCTCCCAATATTAATACTCATTGGGGGAACTGCCTAACATGTTTTAAGCAAAGACAGCGGACTCAATTGCTGAAAGTCTTTTAGgtcttattcatttttttcaaagacAACCCATTTCAAAGACTGTCCCAACCCTTTTGCTactgtctgtatatgtgtgtgttttctgctgttcCCTGTGGCTGCTCCAGTCTACCTGTGTGTTGAAGGGAGGTTTAGGTGGGACCGGCGGCCTGAGTTTGACGCACGGAGCCTCACTCAGGTCAGAGGTGTGTAGCGGGGACGACCTCTCAGAGAAGGACTGAATTTTGTCAGTCCCAGAGAAAGGTCGGGAAAAGAGTTAAAAGGAAGGCATGAAagaagaaaaggcagaaaagaTGACATGCGAGAAATAACAGACAAGAGCGGACATCCTGGCACTGACCAAAAGAACCCTTAGATAAAAAACTGCAGACCACGGAAAGAGAGCTGACTCACATCTAAGAATATTTTAAACATCCTGGAAAAAAGGAAGACACGGTCCTATTCTCAAGGTCAGGAAAGGCGTACATATAAGTATTTGTTCTGTAATTTGTTTGTCTACCTGTTTCCGGACGGTGCAGGTGGGGTTGCTTTCAAACTTGGCCAGCAGCTGAGTAGCCATGGAGCGCACCTTGTTCTCCTTCGGCTCCCGCTCCTCTCGCACCATGGAGGAGCCATGACTGGAGAGATTGGTGGCCTGtatgcagagacagagaaacagggagatCCTAATAAGGTCAAGCAGTTCCATACAATGggtcattttgaaattgaaagaaAGCTTAACAAACCTCCTCCAAATAACTGAATTTTCGCCTCCTTTTGTAAATGGGGTCTGTACCGTCTAGCTTCTTTTCATCCTGGAAGTTCAGCACAAGGAAACAAGATTGAATATCTCACAGTCCCAAGCAGAGAAGTTcatgctgtatgtatgtataataaATCCTACATGACCTGTAAATAATGATACTGGAAGGCAGACAGACTCTCAAATTGTGGTGTTTAATTACATCAGACTTTAACTTGAAAAGTGGAATTACCTTTGGCACCCGTTTCCTTGGCAGCGTCAGATTGAGCACGTTATTAATACTTCTGACTTCCTTTGATGGATAATCTTCATTGTTTTCATCGGCTCCTCTGGAACCTGCAGTGTGACATGTGACTCCATTAAAGTTTTGATATTTTCCGCAGCACCCAGCCATAAATGACAAATAATGTcactgcatactgtatgtccttTTACACTAATATGATATgactcacacaaaaacacacaaaaggaggccagatttttttttccaagagaaATGTTCCACcaataaataaagcattactGGAAGCACTCAGCTGCAGGCCAGAGGAATGTAGATGGATGTCTACGGCTCAATAATACAACATATAGGTAAGTAATAAATAGCACTGCTGTGAATGAAGTGTCTGGCCGTGCTATAGAGATAGGCAGCTCTCTTCAAACGCCTCCGCCTCATTCAGTCCTACAGTCTCCTACACTCTACTACTGGTATAGATACACATTCCTCTCATGCCACTACACTTGACTAATAGGGTCGTGCAACACAGGCATCCTTTCACAGGAAACCAAATGAAATTTCATACCTTCTCTTTGAATAGAAAAAGTGCTTTTTACATAGCTTAGCCATACTATACCGTAAAGAAGAGTGGACCCAGAAACAAAGGAGAAGACAAATATATACTGAGAAGTGTCCATAACTTGTGAAACATTACACATAACAAGGTGGAGCTCGTACTGGAGACGAGTGCAGACATTGTGGATGGGTTGGCCTTAGGGGATGACAGTGACAGGGCGTTCTCTGTGAACAGCGGAAGCTTTCCTCCCCGTACATAAAGTCTGTtatggagagaaagactgaaGAGTATAGTACCTGAGGCAGGTAGAGGTGTGCCACGGAACAGCTCATAGAATTTGGACAGGTAGATAATCATCCTGGTCTTGTCCAGCTCCTGGCCGGCACACAGCTCCTTCCCAGACGTAAATGGCCGGATCCCAAACTCCCGCTCGGCGATGTCAAAAGCCAGCTGCAGGTTCGCCGCATAGTCCTCCTCATTTAATGAATCGAAATCTCTGATGGAGAAAGGCGATAGTGGCTGGAGTAAGAGGCAGGTGGcgagactcagactcagactcataTGGTTTCATGTCATGGTAATGCCATTGAGGAAAATATATGGCTACCATGTCAGCCCACATTAGGGTTTCAGTTCTCGTTCTGATGTTATCCTGAGTTGTAACAGTTGTTTCCTTGATTTTTTTGGCACTGAAAATGGATATGCTGTAGCTTTTAAAAgagaataccggtgtcatttagagcTATCGTCCATTTACTTCTGCCTACTTCTATTTTATACTTCTCCCcagtcattttgcaatgcatgctgtatgcaATTCGATTTTTAACATGTACtcgttttttgttgtttttaaaatggaaactttacagtgtcaaacacagcttgaaatgaactgctgccctggctaacaaagacgccccaaataaaaagacatggatgtaacAATATAGTTTGTAACCTGGGTGTCAGGTGAACGGCAGTAAGCAGAGCGAAACGCAATATGCGCACTGATATGAAACACTCAACAAACCAAATAAAGGATTCATGTTTACTGGAAGTTTGCTGGCAATGgattatctattttattttatctttttttattttatcaattatCAATTTTCAGTAGTTTTTCATACTGCACaacaaatggcttcttctgaagggaggacaATGAgacctgatatctccaactatacTGACAGTGTGCAGATCAGGAATGACATAAAGGAAAGGAGCAACCTAGATGACACACAAACAGCGGTTTTATCCTTTAAGCATTGcagctctctcactttctccctctcttctttttctaaCAACTGGCTCCATTCTCAGCAGTGGGCCCACAAGTATACATGGAGCAGAGAAGGGTAAAAATGCCAGTGGTTACTGTGAAGTTATAGGACCACATGAGATTGCCATGGAATGTGGCAAGGTGGGAAGGCAGTAATTAAGGGTTCAGAGATTATAATTAGATTTGTACATGTCCTAATCTACAGTTATATCAACTAATTATATGCTGAGTAAGCCAGTCTAACCCCAGACAGAGGTTGCTaagctgctgtttctgtttttcaagAAAGAAGTCGTCCTCTTGGCAGGCTACCAAAACACGTTCAGTCCTACGTGAGTTAAAATGTCACTGCTGTTTTCCTGCAGGACCCCAGTATTACCAGGAGGAAAGGGATGTTTCTTGGGATTAATTAAATACTAGTCACTCTCGTCACAAATATCAATCCCTAAAATCTGCATTGATGTTATGGAACAACCAGCGTTTATTTCAGCACAGAGAGGATCAAAGGAATAACAAACTGCccttgatagaaaaaaaaaactgtgaaatgTACACAGCTACACTGTGCAAACTATCCTGTCTGCCCGCTATACATCCAGGTGGCTTGACATACAGAACGGTTTTGTATGCTGTGCTTCCTCACACCTATCAGTAAGTGAGAGACTACACACTAAGCATCGGCAAAGCACTCTAAACAGGGTCAAGTGTCACTCAAGTAGCGAGGAGGACGTAAGGACggagagtgcagcagaaaatacacacacacatgaatgggCCGCTCTCATGCCAAGCATACTTCACACACCCATGAAACATGGATTCCTTCACGGCAAGTTGTGCGATTACAGGGAGGGTGCTGTGTTGCAATCACCGGCGCCTTGATTTGAAAGTCAGCCTAATGGTTTTAATGAACTCAATGAAACTACAAGAACCAGGTCTATTCATGTGAATGTGAGCATGTAGCGAATACTGTAGGGAGATAGAATGCGCAGTGATGTCATTCATGCTGGTGTTACATAGGCTGTGTCGTACTGTAGCACTGTAGCTTCACCGGCAGGCCAGTAATGATATTATCTTTAGAGTCTTACGCACATCAGCTGGGGTTTGAACCTGTGGATGAGGGCGCAGAGGGCGGTGCCACTTTGCCAAGAGGACGTCAGGTCCGTCACTGTCACATTCCTGTAGCCCTCAGTCTGTTTCTGGCACCAGGTCAGCAGTCTCCCTGGTCGGATCTCAGACTCTACACAAGAGACAAAGTACGTCAGATTTCACTGTAAACTGAATAAATGTcttctgaagaaaatgtttcaaaatggcACTATAAAACAATGCAATTGCCCAAACAAGTAACACCCAGGAATGCAGAGAGGGAGTCACAGAAGATTTAGGCCAAAGAGGATATGATGTCAGGCACAAATAAGGTTAAGACAGAAACAATGTGAGTGGAAATAGGGGGAATAGGTGCTGAGGTATGCACACATCTCTGTCAGGACTTGTACCACCTAGTGACTtagctcactgctgtttaacATGGGGCTCAGTTCAGTATGTAGAGCATGTGTCTTTATTGTTGGTTCTACCAGGATTAAGATCATGAATGTACATACAGGGTCATTGTAAAGACAGGAATATTGAGTGGTGTtgcacacggagagagagatatgtgtGTCTGACTACTTCTTCCACAGTCCAGGGGTTCGCATTTCAAAGCTTCAGCCTCACAATGAatgcacatgtaaaaacaaacCTAAGATCAGGACTGATTCCCTATGCAGCTGGAATCCCTCAGTTTGCTACTCCTGTTAGTTAGAGAAGGAAAGGACTGTATCTCCTTGGTGTTCAGTGTTCATATGAGTCTCAAAATCCCCGAAGAGAGGAACCTTTAATAAAATATCAAGTAAAGCACTCAGATCGCTACCCCGCCTAACCTAAAGATGAGTCTGCAGCATGCATGCCTTTCTGCTGCAGATTCATTGTAGGCTCACGAAAACACCGCAGGAATCTGTCTGTTCCCATTTGCGTCAGACTTACCTCGTCTGGCCAGGTTGACGGGCCGACGAATAGTAGCAGAGCGCTCCAGAGAGCAAGAATTCAGCTCTCCACTGATGCACAAGTGTTGCACCTGAAAGAGACCAAAATAAGAAAGTAATCATGAAGGCGATGAGAGATGAGATTTTGTATATCTTTTCAAAACGAGGGTAATAAGTCTACTGACACATCATCTGTTTAGAAAGTAGGAATCTGATGTTGTCTTATGAAGTAAAGTGTGTCCTGCTCACCTGGCGCGGCCTGACACAGGAGGAGTTGAGGTTGGGGTATCGAGTCCCAGGGTCGATGGTGTAGTGCTCAAAGTTTTTGCCTAGGTTTTCAGGTGTTGTCTGCGGTAGTAACCTGTAAATGCTCTCCCTGTGAACAAGTAGACAATATAAACATCTTCATGATAGAAAGCAGACTTTGTGATGCTGCTGACGTGTGACTTAAAATCCAGGTCTGCATCTATGATGACTCCCAGATTTTTCACTTGGCCACTACTATTTAATGAGAGAGACTctaagagaggagagactttTCAGAACAAGAACTTCGGTTTTGTCCTTAATCAGCTGTAAAAAGTTTTGGGACAGATTCCTAAAACTTTCTACAAAACTTTCTATTCATTCACTCCACCCGCTTAATCCTTTTCTGGGTCGCAGGGGGCtgaagcctatcccagcatgggtggaaggcagggaaacatctTGGACAGGTGTTGTGTCCATaacagggctaacacagatagagagacattcACTCTCACATACACCCCTATGGCCAATTTAGAGACTCCAATCCGcttgacttgcatgtctttggactgtgggaggaaacccaggatGTTGTATAAAGTGTCTCAAAAGCAAAGACACACCTAAAATTCAAAGTATGTTCACTGAATGTTCCAAGTCTGAATAGGAacaacacacaaatgtacattaTCTCAATCGACAGAAGAGACACATTACTCTGCCTAGAATGAATCTCGTCCTAAGGAAAATCTCATGTGACTCtaaaattaaattcaaatacactgtttgcgtgtgtgtgtgtgtgtgtgtgtgtttgtgtgagagagagagtacctCTCTGCCAGCACCTCCAGCACCGGCCGACCCTGAGCCCAGCTCCTCACCATCCAGGCTGTGTCGAAGGCAGCCAGGAAGCCTCTGGCACACCCCGTCCCCATGGGCCAGAAGGgctgcacatgaacacacagcaCATGTATGTAATGTATTGGTAAAACCATTTTTGttgaaaaaatgaatggtggaaaAATCTGAGAAGCTATATGCACACTGTATGAAGAGGTgggaagtaactaagtacatttactcatgtactgtacttaagtacaattttgaggtactggcactttacttgagtatttccattttgtgagacttcatacctttactccactacatttcagagagagatattgtactttttactccactacatttatctgacggctggagttactttgcagaataaggatttacatgcaaaacatatgatgagttcataaaatatgatgcattgttAAGAGAATGAGtatttttacttttgatacttaagtacattttgctGCTAATAGTTATATACTTtcacttaagtaaacttttgaatgcaggacttttacttttagtatttattgctacttttacttaagtaaacgatttgagtactttttccaccactggaaaaagggaagaaaaggcTGAACTGTTTGAGTCTGAAACCATGTGTAGAGCATTTGGCTCTTTTGCCTTTTTATGTGTATTATCAAGTATCATCTGAGTGTGATTCAGTTACCGTTTATTTTCCACCTTAAATAATTTGACACATAAAAGCGATAATCATACTGCCCATCTCTCCGTACCTCTAGCAGACTGTCCCCGACCAGCGCCACCAGCAGCTGGCGTCCAAATCTCTCCCTGACCAGCGCAGCGTTCTCAGAGGCGTACATGCTGGTGAAGTCGAACATGGCCACATCTGGCTGCCCACAGTGGTTCATGGCGAAGTCCAGCGTGGGAAGCTGATAGTTGGTGCCAAAGTCAGCAGCCTCGCGGGCGTAGCACAGAAGAGCTTCCTGGTTGACATTCTCACTGCTCAGCAGCATCTGGGTGTCGATGTAATCCTGTGAAACAAAAGCCTCACAGTCAGGGGAAATTCAAACAGAGTAAAGTCCAAGCTTAGCATTTATAAGAGACCGTGATGCATTTCTCTACCTTCTGCTCCCATAACATGAGTAAGTGTAAAGAATGAGTTTTGAAATGCTGCAAGCAAAAGTGAAATCTAGGCTTTACATTTAAACGTGTGGGGAAATAAAACGGAATATGAATAGTAAGTCCAAAGTAAAATGTATCATTGATACTGAGACTATTCCTAATAGGTTATTATAGTAAACTAGAACTAAGATTAAAACGAGCTGCTAAAAAACattgttgtaaaatgacataaaaataaaaacaagactttgtgaaaaaagtcaaactgaactaaaactatcttaaaacaaaaatatattttagttTTCGGCGTTCGTTTATGTGCAGAGAATGAATTTTGGCTGCAGAATATTGGGCTATATTCACTGAACACTAATTGAAAATTTCATATCAATAAATTTGAATGAACATTTATGATTTGTGTTTGTacaatacctgttgcaaacatatACTATATACCTGTTTTATACTCTGAATCAATGCCTCCATTTTTCAATTTccttaagtattttttttacaaattaatGAATATGGTGACTCACATAGAGCCAGGCCAATTCAGATCGCTCTGGGTCCAGCACAGAATCATAACTCAGCaaacctttctctcttttaggGATTTTTAGAACAGTTAGCTGTCATCACTGTGTATTAAGAGGCCAAGGTCAGAGTCTCTTTACTTTTCTGTGTAACTGGCAAACCATTTGACCTTTCAACACTCCCCTCTAGTGTTTTACTGGTCACGTCTCCCCCCTTATCCAGTGTCTCTTTCACACTGTCTGCCTTACAAGTCCCTCCTCTGCTCGCACTGTTGACCAAAACAATGTCTGCTTGCTTACATGAATGACAACTCCCTTGTCCAGCAGGCTCTGTTTCTTGGCAGTCATGACGAAGTAATGCGTGTTGTCCCTGTAGTACACGATGTTCTCCAGATCGATACCTGCAACAAATGACACGGTGTGAGTATGGCTAAAATGAAGGCAGCACCAACGAAACGCCCCACAGCAGTGAACAGTTCTGTTGTAATGTGCATTTTAAGTCACTGACTCAAACCAATCACAGTCTAAGGACTTACATAACTCTTAGCGGATTTAAAGAATGGTCAGGTCTATGGAACAGGACTCTATTGGAATCCGTGAGTGTTTTTAATGAGATGCTTGGCATAATGTAATACTTGACTTatctcaccttttctctctcttctcgttgctgctctctctctctctgtctctctctcactcgctctttccctccttctgtctctcatttttcctttcactctttttaatgtgattttactTTATGTGATGTTGAATGTTGTATGTGCTATTCTGTCTGCAACTTGGCTTTTTGccgctgtcttggccaggtctcccttgaaaatgagattttgaatTTCAATGGGACTTCACCTGGATACattaaggttaaataaataaacaaataattcTACTAACAAAACAATTATCTCACTCTGCACTTGAGTCCTCAGCGGTTTCCCTCCAGGATGAGCTATAGATACTAAGTTGAGATGATCACTCAAAATCATTACATTAGCAGTGATTAGCCCTGACCTTTGCAGTTAGCATTGATTATAGCAAGAACAAACCAGAACAAAAACACTAACCTGCCATTACACAACCACACTCATTAGAGAAATGTTTTTAAGCAGGTATTTCCTTTGTATTGAGCTCACTCTGTCAGATGTCCCTATACGTTCATGTTCATGACAGCTAAAAGTGTAGTAAGGTTTGACCGTGTGATGAGGCCGTCTGGTTTTTCTCCCCACCTGTCTCCTCTTTGAGGTCAAGGAAGAACTTCTGGTTGAAGATGAAGGCCACTCCGCTGATCTCCTCTACCTTGGCCTCTGCTGTGGTGTTCCTGTTGATGAAGTTGGCTGTGATGGCGATCGCCAGCTTTCCCCGAAACTCCTTCCTTTTGAAAcctgagggagaaaagagggggaaagagaaagaaacagagaaacaggaagagaaagaagggatgTTAGTCTTCCCCAGCCAACAAGACCTATCTGCCTATCTGCTAAACCAAAAGGAAATCTAGCCTGAAGCCATAATGACAGGGCAGATATTTTAGGATCAGAGAGGCAGCTTACCAAGGTGAGATTTATATAACCAAGGAAACAAATGCCACAGAGTGTGAGAAAGGACAAGAAATTAAAtggtatttcattttaaatgccTTCTGGCTTAATTAACTCTGAGAACTTCAAGTGCAGCAGTAAATGTGCCACTCCCAAAACCTTAATACCATACCACACTCCTTCATTCCATAAGCTATTTACTTCATAGTTTGATATTTCAAGGTTTCAAAAAATATCTTCAGAAATATATATCAATTAAacttcatttatatattcaatgGATCTGATTCAAGGAATCTGATGCTACAATGAACTGAGAAAATATTTCTTTTGACAACAGCAATCTACAGTACGTCAACCGTTTATAAACTGGAAATGGGGACATGCCAAAAATGATTCTCTCAATGTTAACTTTTTGTGTCTCATCCAAGGCCAATCATAAGTCTATGCAGACATCAAAGTAGACTGAAGTCAGGATTCCACATTTTACTGGCAGACTTCATCAATTTAAGTGAAAAATTTAAGCTCAAAACTTTAAATGGCTTTAACTTCATTGGCTTACCCTTTGGTGACAGAGAACATTGTGATGTAACTTTTATAAATTTCATGATGATGTAAGGACTGTAATCTAAATAGTTTAACTGTCACCCTATAGACACTGGCACTTGCTGACCAATCACAGAAAGGCCACAGATTCATCATCACAACTGCTTTAAAGACAGGGAAGGGGTCCACTGACGTGCCTCACTGaaaagtatacagtatattgtcacTTATTCTAAAACTGTGACTGCAGAAAggcaatgaaaaatgaatagaTAAACGTTTTCAGTCTTGCATACTACAAAATAATGTATGAGACTGTGAAGGCACTTTCTAGGGGCAGAGGGAAGCATCTGAACGTGCGCCAGGACTCCTCCATTACTGTCACTGTTAAATTCACGGGggccttttctcctctccgccACTTCATTGCTCTTTTCCAAATGCAGCAACAATTAGCTAAGTATAGATCTGGGTGGGTATATTTAACTCTGCATTAGGTAATGCACAAGATTAGCTCAAAAGCAGACTGACTGGAGGGGGAAATAATTTCCCTCAGGCTTCTTCATAATTGTTGAATGAGCTAAACTTCTCGTCCGACCCAAAAATGCCCTTTTTAGGAATAAGCATCTGATGTGAATTGGTGGAGAGatgacaacatttcaaaaagagagatagaaaaaaagagagagagagagagaaacagtgagacagagagatggagagagtccAACATGCATGTATCAGCTGCTGAACGGCCTCAGCATGACTGCAGCGGGCCCCAGCTCCGCTCTATTTATGTACAGTGTTGTGGCGGTTTCATGTGTAACCGTTCCCTCTGGGAGAGATCGATGACTTTGTAGGAGTATAACTTTACAAAAGGCGGGAGTCATTTTCTAGCTTCGGAACGGAGACAATGCAgttcaaattattcaaaatgcgTCCAGAGACAGTGTTGTGGGTTCTCTTGGATATATGTGCTATTCAGTAAACAGAAGGTGTCCTGGCTTTTATCTGACTGAAGCCATTAGCAAAGCTTAAACATGGCTTTGTACAGCATGACGCCTGAAGGTTTTCAAAACGACAAAAGCAGATGAACTTGAGGGGAAAACTTTGGAGCGAGAGTTCTAAAGTTTAGTAAAAACTTTGGAACTCTCAACATGTTTAGTAAACATGTTGAGCTGCTGAAATTTTAAAGATGCTACACGCAGTATTGTCATATTAATATCTTGTGAAATTAGTTAGGATGACGCATTTTATCTAAAACAAGCCTTCACAAAAAATGTCGCCCTCCAAACGAAGAATAGACTGCCAACAGATTGCTAAGTTACGCATCAAAAACAATAAGAGGTGCCGTGGGATGTGGAGCAGATGGTTGtcatcacaattcatttgaaaatgatAGATCTAAAGACAAGCCTTTGTGGATTAACTTCACGTCACGCTTTGAGGTCAGATCACTGACAGTATGTCCTGTACAGGCGACTATACCgtttccccccttttctcttgtcttctcaCCTTCCAGAGTATTCCTGCGCCCATCCGCCCCGACCACCACGTCAAACTCAAAGTTAGCCACAGGGTGATCACCAGGCCGGATTGCTGCCCTCCAGCCAagacctgagagagaaagagagagagagagacagagagagagagagagagatagagcaatTAAGAAAAATATTAATGTGATACTTGATTTTTTGGAAattccctttttcctctctcagcaTGCAGGATCACTTCAGCAGGGTCGACACTTGCCGACTCAAGTCATCTGGCTGAAGAAACTTACTTTCTACTTACTTACTAACTAGATACTACTTGTAAACTTGTCAGTATATGGAAAGTGAGCGAGCAGAGTAAACAAATACATATTTATTCTGTTGCTGTTTTGGGTCACTGTGTCTCAGGAAGACTG is a genomic window of Centroberyx gerrardi isolate f3 chromosome 1, fCenGer3.hap1.cur.20231027, whole genome shotgun sequence containing:
- the mical2a gene encoding F-actin-monooxygenase mical2b isoform X1: MGEIEEERDNVGKQFENFVQASTCKGTLQAFNILCRQLDLDPQDNNSFYTSLKTKVTSWKAKALWSKLDKRMSHKEYKKGQACVGTKCLIIGGGPCGLRTAIELALMGAKVVVIEKRDSFSRNNVLHLWPYTIHDLRGLGAKKFYGKFCAGAIDHISIQQLQLILLKVALIVAVEFHINVEFVKLLEPPEDQENEGLGWRAAIRPGDHPVANFEFDVVVGADGRRNTLEGFKRKEFRGKLAIAITANFINRNTTAEAKVEEISGVAFIFNQKFFLDLKEETGIDLENIVYYRDNTHYFVMTAKKQSLLDKGVVIHDYIDTQMLLSSENVNQEALLCYAREAADFGTNYQLPTLDFAMNHCGQPDVAMFDFTSMYASENAALVRERFGRQLLVALVGDSLLEPFWPMGTGCARGFLAAFDTAWMVRSWAQGRPVLEVLAERESIYRLLPQTTPENLGKNFEHYTIDPGTRYPNLNSSCVRPRQVQHLCISGELNSCSLERSATIRRPVNLARRESEIRPGRLLTWCQKQTEGYRNVTVTDLTSSWQSGTALCALIHRFKPQLIDFDSLNEEDYAANLQLAFDIAEREFGIRPFTSGKELCAGQELDKTRMIIYLSKFYELFRGTPLPASGSRGADENNEDYPSKEVRSINNVLNLTLPRKRVPKDEKKLDGTDPIYKRRRKFSYLEEATNLSSHGSSMVREEREPKENKVRSMATQLLAKFESNPTCTVRKQKKAQTQHAREFHKKSIKEKAVHLSGLFSGENASVPKGSVRRTFPQSGDKCHSCERRVYMVERVCAEGLYFHRECFRCDTCSSALRQGAHAFDSEQGKLYCKLHFAQRQNGTNQRRNFSVHSSRSGSAVQDRSATQAANGDGPHPSSAAGLQSPSAAAAAGTFSSFLRKRLSWPLSVTRAVCSSPWLLARCVRRTAQALALHLRDNAQDYAFLYELLSMSLPLLLVLQEVLLQMYTEAVPAGSSSLQPLLLWLEEHIGHRLM
- the mical2a gene encoding F-actin-monooxygenase mical2b isoform X2; the protein is MGEIEEERDNVGKQFENFVQASTCKGTLQAFNILCRQLDLDPQDNNSFYTSLKTKVTSWKAKALWSKLDKRMSHKEYKKGQACVGTKCLIIGGGPCGLRTAIELALMGAKVVVIEKRDSFSRNNVLHLWPYTIHDLRGLGAKKFYGKFCAGAIDHISIQQLQLILLKVALIVAVEFHINVEFVKLLEPPEDQENEGLGWRAAIRPGDHPVANFEFDVVVGADGRRNTLEGFKRKEFRGKLAIAITANFINRNTTAEAKVEEISGVAFIFNQKFFLDLKEETGIDLENIVYYRDNTHYFVMTAKKQSLLDKGVVIHDYIDTQMLLSSENVNQEALLCYAREAADFGTNYQLPTLDFAMNHCGQPDVAMFDFTSMYASENAALVRERFGRQLLVALVGDSLLEPFWPMGTGCARGFLAAFDTAWMVRSWAQGRPVLEVLAERESIYRLLPQTTPENLGKNFEHYTIDPGTRYPNLNSSCVRPRQVQHLCISGELNSCSLERSATIRRPVNLARRESEIRPGRLLTWCQKQTEGYRNVTVTDLTSSWQSGTALCALIHRFKPQLIDFDSLNEEDYAANLQLAFDIAEREFGIRPFTSGKELCAGQELDKTRMIIYLSKFYELFRGTPLPASGSRGADENNEDYPSKEVRSINNVLNLTLPRKRVPKDEKKLDGTDPIYKRRRKFSYLEEATNLSSHGSSMVREEREPKENKVRSMATQLLAKFESNPTCTVRKQGSVRRTFPQSGDKCHSCERRVYMVERVCAEGLYFHRECFRCDTCSSALRQGAHAFDSEQGKLYCKLHFAQRQNGTNQRRNFSVHSSRSGSAVQDRSATQAANGDGPHPSSAAGLQSPSAAAAAGTFSSFLRKRLSWPLSVTRAVCSSPWLLARCVRRTAQALALHLRDNAQDYAFLYELLSMSLPLLLVLQEVLLQMYTEAVPAGSSSLQPLLLWLEEHIGHRLM